A portion of the Chelonia mydas isolate rCheMyd1 chromosome 23, rCheMyd1.pri.v2, whole genome shotgun sequence genome contains these proteins:
- the LOC119564880 gene encoding sperm acrosome membrane-associated protein 4-like yields the protein MLPLLALSLLVALPGSSPKECFFCEVTSSRYCPSTRMSCAPDEDCFVGHGAALGVSLIQTKGCTRAIRCGKEHPITHMGVTYSLVTQCCKGSLCNGAGAPPRGPSLGLQLVLGTAVLLGAL from the coding sequence ATGCTGCCCCTGCTGGCGCTGTCTCTCCTGGTGGCGCTGCCCGGCTCCAGCCCCAAGGAGTGCTTCTTCTGCGAGGTGACCTCCTCCCGCTACTGCCCCAGCACCCGGATGAGCTGTGCCCCGGACGAGGACTGCTTCGTGGGGCATGGTGCCGCCCTGGGGGTCTCCCTCATCCAGACCAAGGGCTGCACCCGGGCCATCCGCTGCGGCAAGGAGCACCCCATCACCCACATGGGGGTGACCTACAGCCTGGTCACCCAGTGCTGCAAGGGCAGCCTGTGTAACGGGGCCGGCGCCCCCCCGCGAGGGCCCAGCCTGGGcctgcagctggtgctgggcACGGCCGTCCTGCTGGGGGCGCTGTGA